From the genome of Sulfurovum sp. NBC37-1, one region includes:
- a CDS encoding BspA family leucine-rich repeat surface protein — MNKKRIWGKGIYLLLLAVTGFALFVSGCGSSSSKSSPPSPQPAPFITIWETNATDSDIMIPTNAKYAYDYTVDWGDGSEDEHVDGNITHTYAATGSHQVKISGQFPAIAFDGPLACLFADLNESNDNSKQIRLISQWGENPWQSFENAFTCCLNLEANTTDKPDISNVKSLKNMFWGTAFNQDISDWDVSNVTNMQGMFAYSMFNQDISQWDVSSVTNMAEMFRSSLFDQPIGSWNVSNVIYMDNMFGDDIFLTVFNQDISDWNVSSVKSMAEMFRGSLFDQPISSWNVSNVTNMAGIFRDSSFNQDISQWDVSSVIDMGSMFKDSSFNQDISQWDVSSVIGMYMMFAYSPFNQDISQWDVSSVLDMGGMFKSNVQFNQPIGSWNVSNVIYMDAMFEGDGYTFTVFNQNISQWNVSSVTNMARMFRYSSFNQDISQWDVSSVTNMVRMFMNNVQFNQPIGSWNVSSVKSMAEIFSSYSSFNQDISQWDVSSVTNMARMFMNNVQFNQPIGSWNVSSVKSMTEMFRDSSFNQDISQWDVSSVTNMAGMFGWCDSFNQDISQWDVSSVTNMSWMFVDSSFNQDISQWDVSSVIDMGYMFEENKKFDQPVEKWNVSNVLYMNRMFYNASSFSNHDLSLWSVGKVKEHDEFLTGAGPGNIEPNWP; from the coding sequence ATGAACAAAAAAAGAATATGGGGAAAAGGCATATACCTTCTTCTCCTTGCGGTTACTGGTTTTGCCCTTTTTGTGAGTGGATGCGGTAGTTCGTCTTCAAAATCCTCACCACCCTCTCCTCAACCAGCTCCGTTTATCACGATATGGGAAACGAATGCTACAGACAGTGATATCATGATCCCCACTAATGCTAAATATGCTTATGATTACACAGTAGACTGGGGTGACGGAAGTGAGGATGAGCATGTTGATGGCAACATTACCCATACTTATGCAGCGACAGGAAGTCATCAGGTAAAAATCAGCGGCCAATTCCCTGCAATTGCTTTTGATGGTCCCTTGGCTTGTCTTTTTGCTGATCTAAATGAAAGCAATGATAACTCAAAACAGATCCGGCTTATTTCTCAATGGGGTGAGAACCCATGGCAAAGTTTTGAAAATGCCTTTACATGTTGTCTAAATCTCGAAGCCAATACGACAGACAAACCCGACATTTCGAATGTAAAAAGCCTGAAAAATATGTTTTGGGGCACTGCATTTAATCAGGATATCTCAGACTGGGATGTCTCCAATGTTACCAATATGCAAGGGATGTTTGCCTATAGTATGTTTAACCAGGATATCTCACAATGGGATGTTTCCAGTGTTACCAATATGGCTGAAATGTTTAGGAGTAGCTTATTTGATCAACCAATCGGTAGTTGGAATGTCTCCAATGTAATCTATATGGATAACATGTTTGGAGATGATATCTTTCTCACTGTATTCAACCAGGATATATCTGATTGGAATGTCTCAAGTGTTAAAAGTATGGCTGAAATGTTTAGGGGTAGCTTATTTGATCAGCCAATCAGTAGTTGGAATGTCTCCAACGTTACTAATATGGCTGGGATATTTAGAGATAGCTCATTTAACCAAGATATCTCACAATGGGATGTCTCCAGTGTTATCGATATGGGTTCTATGTTTAAAGATAGCTCATTTAACCAGGATATCTCACAATGGGATGTCTCCAGTGTTATCGGCATGTATATGATGTTTGCCTATAGTCCATTCAATCAGGATATCTCACAATGGGATGTTTCCAGTGTTTTAGATATGGGAGGGATGTTCAAGAGTAATGTACAATTTAATCAGCCAATCGGTAGTTGGAATGTCTCCAATGTAATCTATATGGATGCCATGTTTGAAGGCGATGGTTACACTTTCACTGTATTCAACCAGAATATCTCACAATGGAATGTCTCCAGTGTTACCAATATGGCTAGGATGTTTAGATATAGCTCATTCAACCAGGATATCTCACAATGGGATGTTTCCAGTGTTACCAATATGGTTAGGATGTTTATGAACAATGTACAATTTAATCAGCCAATCGGTAGTTGGAATGTCTCTAGTGTTAAAAGTATGGCTGAGATATTTAGTAGTTATAGCTCATTCAACCAAGATATCTCACAATGGGATGTTTCCAGTGTTACCAATATGGCTAGGATGTTTATGAACAATGTACAATTTAATCAGCCAATCGGTAGTTGGAATGTCTCTAGTGTTAAAAGTATGACTGAGATGTTTAGAGATAGCTCATTTAACCAGGATATCTCACAATGGGATGTTTCTAGTGTTACCAATATGGCTGGGATGTTTGGTTGGTGCGACTCATTTAATCAGGATATTTCACAGTGGGATGTCTCAAGTGTTACCAATATGTCTTGGATGTTTGTTGATAGCTCATTCAATCAGGATATCTCACAATGGGATGTTTCTAGTGTTATCGATATGGGTTATATGTTTGAGGAAAATAAAAAATTTGATCAACCTGTTGAAAAATGGAATGTTTCAAACGTGCTCTATATGAATAGGATGTTCTATAATGCTTCATCTTTCAGTAATCATGATTTGAGTCTGTGGAGTGTCGGAAAGGTTAAAGAACATGATGAGTTCTTAACGGGGGCAGGACCAGGAAATATTGAGCCTAACTGGCCATAG
- a CDS encoding transposase: MEGLCFPVDTKGKDHKKYEYGTKASLVTTMKSNVIIGAVVHEKNEHDSKTLEAALSHANKHRTKPIVEAICDSGYRGKKEVGSTAICIPDTPKKRDTKYQKEQKRKKFRRRAAIEPIIGHIKSDHRLQRNYLKGFVEDQINLLLAATAFNLKKWMNNFSVVLFLVKIAYVIYFMLHIRAEERRKYADLYLILYRLW; the protein is encoded by the coding sequence ATGGAAGGTTTATGCTTTCCGGTTGACACCAAAGGCAAAGACCATAAGAAATATGAGTATGGCACCAAGGCTTCACTGGTGACCACTATGAAGAGTAACGTGATTATCGGTGCTGTGGTACACGAAAAGAATGAACACGATTCCAAAACACTGGAAGCTGCACTATCACACGCAAACAAGCACAGAACCAAACCTATTGTTGAAGCCATCTGTGATAGCGGATACCGTGGCAAAAAAGAAGTAGGCAGTACAGCTATCTGCATTCCTGATACTCCAAAGAAACGAGATACCAAATACCAGAAAGAACAAAAACGAAAGAAGTTCAGAAGACGGGCTGCCATTGAACCCATCATTGGTCACATAAAATCAGACCATAGGTTGCAAAGGAACTATTTGAAAGGATTTGTGGAAGATCAGATCAACCTTTTACTGGCTGCAACGGCATTCAATCTCAAGAAGTGGATGAATAACTTCTCGGTGGTGCTTTTTTTAGTCAAAATTGCATATGTCATTTACTTTATGCTGCATATCAGAGCCGAAGAAAGACGAAAATATGCTGATCTTTATCTGATACTTTACAGGTTGTGGTAG
- a CDS encoding glutaredoxin family protein, which yields MEKKQKKVVLFTTPTCKWCTTAKNHLKSHGIKFKVIDISKDQKAAKDCEQHGCRGVPVYLIGSQWICGFDQKKVEKLLNL from the coding sequence ATGGAAAAAAAACAGAAAAAAGTCGTACTCTTTACCACACCGACATGTAAATGGTGTACAACTGCAAAAAACCACCTGAAATCACACGGTATTAAGTTCAAGGTTATCGATATCTCCAAAGACCAGAAAGCAGCGAAAGACTGTGAACAGCATGGATGCAGAGGTGTACCGGTTTATCTGATCGGTTCGCAATGGATTTGCGGATTCGATCAGAAAAAAGTGGAAAAATTACTAAATCTATGA
- the groES gene encoding co-chaperone GroES produces MNFKPLGDRLLIQRVEEANTTASGIIIPDNAKEKPSKGKVIAVGSEVEDINVDDTVVFGKYSGNEIILDGEEFLIMESSDIFGILI; encoded by the coding sequence ATGAATTTTAAGCCATTAGGTGACAGACTTTTGATCCAGAGAGTTGAAGAAGCCAATACAACGGCTTCAGGAATCATTATACCTGACAATGCAAAAGAGAAACCGTCAAAGGGTAAAGTGATTGCTGTAGGCAGTGAAGTTGAAGATATCAATGTGGATGACACGGTCGTATTCGGGAAATATTCCGGAAATGAGATCATCCTGGATGGAGAAGAATTCCTCATAATGGAAAGCTCCGACATCTTCGGAATACTTATATAA
- the groL gene encoding chaperonin GroEL (60 kDa chaperone family; promotes refolding of misfolded polypeptides especially under stressful conditions; forms two stacked rings of heptamers to form a barrel-shaped 14mer; ends can be capped by GroES; misfolded proteins enter the barrel where they are refolded when GroES binds) codes for MAKEIFFSDKARNGLFEGVTKLADAVKVTMGPRGRNVLIQKSFGAPHITKDGVSVAREIELEDTLENMGAQLVKEVASNTADEAGDGTTTATVLAHSIFKEGLRNITAGANPIEVKRGMDKASAAIIEELKKISKEVKDKKEIAQVATISANSDETIGNLIAEAMDRVGKDGVITVEEAKGINDDLEVVEGMQFDRGYLSPYFVTNTEKMTCEMENPLILITDSKITSLKDLIPVLEQIQQSGRPLLIISDDLEGEALATLVLNRLKGVLNIAAVKAPGFGDRKKEMLKDIAILTGANVITEELGLSLDKATLDDLGQAGRVVIDKDNTVIVDGKGDSAAVDARVAEIKIQVENTTSEYDKEKLQERLAKLSGGVAVIKVGAATETEMKEKKDRVDDALSATKAAVDEGIVIGGGAALAKASKAVKLDLEHDEAVGAEIILRAVYAPMKQIAQNAGFDAGVVADKIANNSEANLGFNAATGEYVNMLEAGIIDPLKVARVALQNATSVASLLLTTEATVSDIKEAPTPAPTMPDMGGMPGMM; via the coding sequence ATGGCAAAAGAGATATTTTTTTCAGACAAAGCAAGAAACGGACTGTTTGAAGGTGTTACGAAACTGGCAGATGCAGTAAAAGTAACTATGGGACCAAGAGGGCGGAATGTACTCATTCAAAAAAGTTTTGGCGCACCGCACATCACAAAAGACGGTGTGAGCGTGGCCAGAGAGATCGAACTTGAGGATACACTCGAGAACATGGGTGCGCAGCTGGTCAAAGAGGTAGCGAGCAACACCGCAGATGAAGCGGGTGACGGTACCACTACCGCAACGGTACTGGCGCACTCCATCTTCAAAGAAGGCCTCAGGAACATCACAGCCGGCGCGAACCCGATTGAAGTGAAGAGAGGTATGGACAAAGCAAGTGCAGCGATCATAGAAGAGCTCAAGAAGATCTCCAAAGAGGTCAAAGACAAAAAAGAAATCGCACAGGTAGCGACCATTTCCGCGAACTCTGACGAAACTATCGGTAATCTCATCGCAGAGGCGATGGACAGAGTGGGCAAAGACGGTGTTATCACCGTTGAAGAGGCAAAGGGGATCAATGATGACCTTGAAGTGGTGGAAGGTATGCAGTTTGACAGAGGATATCTCTCCCCTTACTTCGTGACCAATACGGAGAAGATGACCTGCGAGATGGAGAATCCACTGATCCTGATCACAGATTCCAAGATCACTTCTCTCAAAGATCTTATTCCTGTGCTTGAGCAGATACAGCAGAGTGGAAGACCTCTGCTCATCATCTCCGATGATCTTGAGGGTGAAGCTCTGGCGACACTGGTACTCAACAGACTCAAGGGCGTACTCAACATCGCAGCGGTCAAAGCACCTGGCTTCGGTGACAGAAAGAAAGAGATGCTCAAAGACATCGCTATCCTCACAGGTGCAAATGTCATCACAGAAGAGCTTGGGCTCAGTCTAGACAAAGCGACACTGGACGACCTCGGTCAGGCAGGAAGAGTGGTCATCGACAAGGACAATACAGTTATCGTAGATGGTAAAGGCGACAGTGCTGCTGTTGACGCAAGAGTAGCTGAGATCAAAATACAGGTCGAGAACACTACAAGTGAATACGACAAAGAAAAACTCCAGGAGAGACTGGCAAAACTATCAGGCGGTGTAGCAGTCATCAAGGTCGGTGCGGCGACAGAGACCGAAATGAAAGAGAAGAAAGACAGAGTGGATGATGCACTCTCTGCAACCAAAGCAGCTGTGGACGAAGGTATCGTTATCGGTGGTGGTGCTGCACTTGCCAAAGCAAGCAAAGCAGTGAAGCTTGACCTTGAACATGATGAAGCTGTAGGTGCGGAGATCATCCTAAGAGCTGTCTATGCTCCGATGAAGCAGATCGCACAGAATGCAGGGTTCGATGCAGGTGTCGTCGCAGACAAGATCGCAAACAACAGTGAGGCGAACCTTGGATTTAACGCAGCAACAGGAGAATATGTGAATATGCTTGAAGCAGGGATCATTGATCCGTTGAAAGTAGCGCGTGTGGCACTTCAGAATGCCACTTCCGTAGCAAGTCTCCTGCTCACAACGGAAGCGACTGTTTCAGACATTAAAGAAGCACCGACTCCAGCACCGACAATGCCTGACATGGGCGGTATGCCTGGTATGATGTAA
- a CDS encoding sensor domain-containing protein — protein sequence MSTLSAVGETISQQFTPTTLVVFSITLILFLALYIFSVKREKRKFQAMVSGKIDVMQKAFEVCKDAVLILSRKQEILYANKPMRKLLKLDEDYQKTVLDNSIKVDMGKEWRTLSRLIKEKRTENESYRFSLMQTKLLTHEKNEIPVNFYIDTAEEEDDGSSRWSIVSIHDLTEEKQKEEAEYCHRLTNLPNQIKALQDINVLNARLHLSDAKIALVLIDIDNLSVLRSIIGYEQTNAILKKFAEYLKNLAKEYHFTPYHTFYNNFLLTVTDVDDIDEIKALTEKIQEELCTFYKIGENRLYLSASMGISIYPDSGPMIRLFDNAYRALAKAEKAGYGRTELYLLEKKKYDYDELTLYNDMHAGLEREQFEVYYQPIVDSKSKEIASAEALIRWRHPKYGMIPPDVFIPIMEKTGFIVELGKFVLNEVLRQQKRWELFKFQQIEVSINLSLLELESGNFVNNVLDRLKHHQVNPELIKYEITEGLAMKNEERSSQQFIELRKLGVAIVLDDFGTGYTSFAYLKRFPATTLKIDKELIDCIITNEENQHIVKSIINLGHSLGMKVVIEGIENKNMVDLLENYGCDYMQGYYFSRPLPVFEFQKMLR from the coding sequence ATGAGTACACTATCGGCAGTAGGTGAGACCATCTCTCAGCAATTTACCCCGACAACGCTTGTTGTTTTCAGTATAACATTGATTCTTTTTTTGGCACTATATATTTTTTCTGTCAAGCGTGAAAAAAGAAAATTTCAAGCAATGGTCTCAGGCAAGATCGACGTGATGCAAAAGGCGTTTGAAGTCTGTAAAGATGCTGTCCTGATCCTTTCCCGGAAGCAGGAGATACTCTATGCCAATAAACCAATGAGAAAACTGCTTAAACTGGATGAAGACTATCAGAAGACGGTTTTGGACAACAGTATCAAGGTCGATATGGGTAAGGAGTGGCGTACGCTAAGCCGCCTGATCAAAGAGAAGCGTACGGAAAATGAGTCCTATCGTTTTTCACTGATGCAGACAAAGCTTCTCACGCATGAGAAGAATGAAATACCTGTCAACTTCTACATCGACACAGCAGAAGAGGAAGATGATGGCAGTTCCAGGTGGAGTATTGTATCGATACATGATCTTACGGAAGAGAAGCAAAAGGAAGAGGCAGAGTATTGCCATCGACTTACGAATCTGCCAAATCAGATCAAAGCACTGCAGGATATCAATGTGCTCAATGCAAGGCTCCATCTTTCTGATGCGAAAATAGCACTGGTCCTGATAGATATAGACAACCTTTCCGTATTACGTTCCATTATAGGCTATGAGCAGACCAATGCCATACTGAAAAAATTTGCTGAGTATCTTAAAAATCTGGCCAAAGAGTATCATTTTACTCCTTACCACACTTTTTATAACAATTTTTTGCTGACGGTTACAGATGTGGACGATATTGATGAGATCAAAGCGTTGACGGAGAAAATACAGGAAGAGTTGTGTACCTTTTACAAAATAGGGGAAAACAGACTCTACCTTTCCGCTTCCATGGGTATCAGTATCTATCCAGACAGTGGCCCGATGATCAGACTTTTTGACAATGCCTATCGGGCTTTGGCCAAAGCGGAGAAGGCCGGTTACGGAAGAACAGAACTTTATCTTTTGGAAAAGAAGAAGTATGATTATGATGAATTGACACTTTACAATGATATGCATGCCGGACTGGAACGTGAGCAGTTCGAGGTATACTATCAGCCTATTGTAGATTCCAAAAGTAAAGAGATCGCTTCTGCCGAGGCACTGATACGGTGGCGTCACCCCAAATACGGTATGATCCCACCGGATGTCTTTATTCCGATTATGGAAAAGACCGGTTTCATTGTCGAACTGGGAAAATTCGTACTCAATGAAGTGCTCAGGCAGCAAAAACGCTGGGAACTTTTCAAGTTCCAACAGATCGAGGTATCTATCAATCTCTCCCTGCTTGAACTTGAATCAGGTAACTTTGTAAACAATGTGCTCGATCGCCTGAAACATCACCAGGTCAATCCCGAATTGATAAAGTATGAGATCACCGAGGGACTGGCGATGAAGAATGAAGAACGTTCATCCCAACAGTTCATAGAACTGAGAAAGCTCGGTGTAGCTATTGTATTGGATGATTTCGGTACAGGGTATACTTCTTTTGCCTATCTTAAAAGATTTCCGGCCACAACTCTAAAAATAGACAAAGAATTGATCGACTGTATCATAACCAATGAGGAAAATCAGCATATTGTGAAATCAATTATTAATCTTGGTCATAGTTTGGGAATGAAGGTTGTTATTGAAGGGATAGAGAATAAAAATATGGTTGATCTTTTGGAGAATTATGGATGTGATTATATGCAGGGGTATTATTTTTCCAGACCATTACCGGTCTTCGAGTTTCAAAAGATGTTGCGTTAA
- the xseA gene encoding exodeoxyribonuclease VII large subunit produces the protein MSSMMTVSSLNTKIKSLLEATFMHILVEGEVASVTYHSSGHLYFSIKDDKSAIKCVMWRSSVARMKFRIEKGMHIVVEGSVSVYTPRGEYQFQTVRIEPYGKGALALAYEQLKERLKAKGYFDAHRKKPIPKSIRKIALVTARESAALYDMLKIIEKRWPLLEVTIVDTLVQGESAAGQIAHALRYADTLEADVVVVGRGGGSTEDLWCFNEELVADAIFAMQTPVVSAVGHEVDVMISDLVADLRAPTPSAAMEMILPDLQEILYTLSEYEERFKQAITSRLTQSTRELKHVKEMLHRSSPLRRLEESKMEFKRMEEEFKRMISYRMERFESVLPSMRDAYVQTMQFTLQRKEQHLDHLMKKLRMSDPRSQCRIGWAQVSQGGKPIALASIEKNAHFILEDASTKIEAVCVDKKRLYDDSI, from the coding sequence ATGTCAAGTATGATGACAGTATCTTCCCTCAATACCAAGATCAAATCCCTGCTCGAGGCAACCTTTATGCATATCCTTGTTGAGGGGGAAGTGGCTTCTGTGACCTATCACTCTTCAGGACATCTCTATTTTTCCATTAAAGATGACAAAAGTGCCATTAAATGTGTAATGTGGCGTTCTTCGGTTGCCAGGATGAAATTCCGTATTGAAAAAGGGATGCACATCGTTGTGGAGGGGTCGGTCTCCGTCTATACCCCCAGAGGGGAATACCAGTTTCAGACTGTGCGCATAGAACCCTATGGCAAAGGTGCATTGGCTCTAGCGTATGAACAGCTCAAAGAACGGCTGAAAGCCAAAGGGTATTTTGATGCGCATCGAAAAAAGCCTATACCAAAAAGCATACGGAAGATCGCACTGGTGACAGCCAGAGAGAGTGCCGCTCTTTACGATATGCTTAAGATCATAGAGAAGCGCTGGCCGCTGTTGGAAGTTACGATCGTTGATACTCTGGTACAGGGAGAGTCTGCAGCAGGACAGATCGCCCATGCGCTTCGTTATGCGGATACCCTTGAAGCTGATGTCGTCGTGGTTGGACGGGGAGGTGGAAGTACGGAAGATCTCTGGTGTTTTAACGAAGAGCTTGTGGCTGATGCGATCTTTGCCATGCAGACGCCGGTTGTCTCTGCGGTCGGGCATGAAGTGGATGTGATGATCAGTGATCTTGTGGCGGACCTTCGTGCTCCGACACCCAGTGCTGCGATGGAAATGATACTCCCCGATCTTCAGGAAATTCTTTACACCCTTTCAGAGTATGAGGAGCGTTTCAAACAGGCGATCACTTCCAGACTCACTCAATCGACACGGGAACTCAAACATGTAAAAGAGATGCTTCATCGTTCATCACCGCTGCGAAGACTGGAGGAGTCCAAAATGGAATTCAAGCGCATGGAGGAAGAATTCAAGCGTATGATCTCTTATAGAATGGAACGTTTTGAGTCAGTATTGCCAAGCATGAGAGATGCTTATGTACAGACGATGCAGTTCACGCTACAGCGAAAAGAACAGCATCTCGACCATTTGATGAAAAAACTTCGGATGAGTGATCCCCGCTCACAGTGTCGTATAGGGTGGGCACAGGTTTCACAGGGTGGTAAGCCCATAGCCCTTGCATCGATCGAAAAGAATGCGCACTTTATTCTCGAAGATGCCTCTACAAAGATCGAAGCGGTATGCGTCGACAAAAAAAGACTGTATGATGATTCAATATAA
- the ubiE gene encoding bifunctional demethylmenaquinone methyltransferase/2-methoxy-6-polyprenyl-1,4-benzoquinol methylase UbiE: MGIEKLTDKEEKQEKIVHMFDDIASTYDKANRVLSMGIDIQWRKKGCDKAFEILGKENLGQITDVATGTGDLLIYWKEQAAKQGVNIEKFVGIDPSVGMLDVARQKVDFAEFIEGKAQELPIGDGSTDVISISYGIRNVVDRVEALQEFHRALRPEGIVMILEFTKQERSGLVDKVVDFGMKNVLPRVGGFISKNYEAYKYLPDSIEEFLTTEMLAKELEEAGFEMKYTKSFSMGISTLLVAQKK; encoded by the coding sequence TTGGGCATTGAAAAACTGACGGACAAAGAGGAAAAACAGGAAAAGATCGTACATATGTTCGATGATATCGCATCGACCTACGATAAGGCCAACAGGGTACTTAGTATGGGTATCGATATACAGTGGCGTAAAAAAGGTTGTGACAAAGCCTTTGAAATTCTGGGAAAAGAGAATCTGGGGCAGATCACGGATGTTGCGACAGGTACAGGCGACCTGCTGATTTACTGGAAAGAACAGGCGGCAAAGCAGGGTGTCAACATAGAGAAGTTCGTAGGGATCGATCCCTCCGTAGGTATGCTTGATGTGGCTCGCCAAAAAGTGGATTTTGCCGAGTTCATAGAAGGCAAAGCGCAGGAACTGCCTATAGGCGACGGAAGTACAGATGTGATCTCCATCTCTTATGGTATCCGCAATGTCGTTGACAGAGTTGAGGCTCTGCAGGAGTTTCACAGGGCTTTAAGACCAGAGGGTATTGTAATGATACTCGAGTTTACCAAACAGGAACGCAGCGGACTTGTAGATAAAGTTGTGGATTTTGGAATGAAAAATGTGCTTCCAAGAGTAGGCGGTTTTATCTCCAAAAATTATGAAGCGTACAAATACCTGCCAGATTCGATCGAAGAGTTCCTGACCACGGAAATGCTGGCCAAAGAACTTGAAGAAGCCGGATTCGAGATGAAATATACCAAGTCTTTTTCAATGGGCATTTCAACATTGCTGGTTGCACAAAAGAAATAA
- the ribD gene encoding bifunctional diaminohydroxyphosphoribosylaminopyrimidine deaminase/5-amino-6-(5-phosphoribosylamino)uracil reductase RibD, translated as MSDEFYMQLALDKAWEYQLLTYPNPAVGAVVTLDGTILAVEAHKKAGTSHAEVLALLKAYETLSQSTVDFDRMDAQKAHNFLHTIPKDFFSECSIYVTLEPCSHEGRTPACATLLEALNLKKVIIGTKDPIEGHGGGMDRLKNNTSGVLEEACQALIEPFLIWQERAFVLFKLAQTTNGRIGGGYLSSKSSLKHVHQLREKCDRLLIGGNTVRTDRPTLDCRFTGGTVPDVVIYSKKDDIDREMPLFTVKNRTVTVTDKLNFLEKPSFVLVEGGEGMLNALKEKIDWMLIYQTPKLSTNQLSYNIDMNLTFLHQGKKDVDLLLWSRRIGH; from the coding sequence ATGAGCGATGAATTTTATATGCAACTCGCACTCGATAAAGCCTGGGAGTATCAGCTCCTTACCTATCCGAATCCTGCCGTTGGTGCCGTAGTAACACTTGATGGTACTATTCTTGCTGTTGAAGCCCACAAAAAGGCAGGAACTTCACATGCAGAAGTACTTGCCCTGCTTAAAGCCTATGAAACACTTTCCCAAAGTACTGTTGATTTCGACCGGATGGATGCCCAAAAGGCACATAATTTTCTTCACACCATACCCAAAGATTTTTTTTCGGAATGCAGTATCTATGTCACGCTCGAACCCTGTTCCCATGAAGGCAGAACGCCTGCCTGCGCGACACTCCTGGAAGCACTGAACCTCAAAAAAGTCATTATCGGGACAAAAGACCCTATTGAAGGGCACGGCGGTGGAATGGATCGTTTGAAAAACAATACTTCAGGTGTACTTGAAGAAGCCTGTCAGGCACTGATAGAACCTTTTCTAATATGGCAAGAGAGAGCCTTTGTGCTTTTTAAGCTGGCACAGACGACCAACGGACGTATCGGCGGCGGGTATCTCAGTTCAAAAAGTTCACTCAAGCACGTGCATCAACTCAGAGAAAAATGTGATAGGCTGCTCATTGGAGGAAATACGGTACGAACGGACAGACCAACATTGGATTGCCGATTTACAGGTGGTACGGTACCGGATGTTGTGATCTATTCAAAAAAAGATGATATAGACAGAGAAATGCCACTTTTTACTGTCAAGAATAGAACGGTCACTGTTACAGATAAGTTAAACTTTTTGGAAAAACCTTCTTTTGTTCTTGTGGAAGGGGGTGAGGGTATGCTTAATGCACTCAAAGAGAAAATAGACTGGATGTTGATCTATCAGACGCCTAAGCTCTCTACCAACCAATTATCCTATAATATCGACATGAATTTGACATTTTTGCATCAGGGTAAAAAAGATGTGGATCTGTTACTATGGAGTAGAAGAATTGGGCATTGA
- the rimP gene encoding ribosome maturation factor RimP encodes MNLEAQISKIVEANGAALYDIETANEFDETIYRVLITKTGGVNLDLCATISNELSPFLDVHPPMNGHYRLEVSSPGIERKLSKPIHFQNAIGEKVKVKLLGGDKLKGVLKAADDKGITVETKQGEESYSYSDLGTVKTYFEW; translated from the coding sequence ATGAATCTTGAAGCACAGATCTCAAAGATCGTAGAAGCAAACGGAGCGGCGCTTTATGATATCGAAACAGCGAATGAATTCGATGAGACGATCTACCGCGTACTTATTACCAAAACGGGCGGTGTGAATCTCGATCTGTGCGCAACGATCTCCAATGAACTCTCACCTTTTCTAGATGTACATCCTCCCATGAACGGCCATTATCGCCTGGAAGTGAGTTCTCCCGGTATCGAGAGAAAACTCTCCAAACCAATACATTTCCAAAATGCCATCGGTGAAAAGGTCAAGGTCAAACTCTTAGGGGGTGACAAGCTCAAAGGTGTATTGAAAGCTGCCGATGATAAGGGCATCACTGTTGAAACAAAACAGGGTGAAGAGAGCTACTCATACAGTGATCTTGGTACAGTAAAAACCTATTTTGAGTGGTGA
- the rbfA gene encoding 30S ribosome-binding factor RbfA — MTQEEIKRHRVESVLKEIIPEALSTLDDERINALVVTDVICSKGRSDAKVYLDKSFLSPKEQSEALRQLRTVAGYVQNHCKQSEGWFKAPRFTFEFDEQLEKVSRMEELFKQISREKEDAEEKDSPNES, encoded by the coding sequence GCACAGGGTCGAGTCCGTTCTCAAAGAGATCATTCCCGAAGCGTTGAGCACCCTGGATGATGAACGAATCAATGCGTTGGTGGTCACCGATGTCATTTGTTCAAAAGGGCGTTCGGATGCCAAGGTCTATCTGGACAAGTCCTTTCTCTCTCCCAAAGAGCAGAGTGAAGCACTCAGACAGCTTAGAACGGTTGCAGGGTATGTTCAAAACCACTGTAAACAGAGTGAAGGATGGTTCAAAGCACCGCGCTTTACTTTTGAGTTCGATGAACAGCTGGAAAAAGTAAGCCGCATGGAAGAGCTGTTCAAGCAGATCAGTAGAGAAAAAGAGGATGCAGAAGAAAAGGACAGTCCAAATGAATCTTGA